In a genomic window of Deltaproteobacteria bacterium:
- a CDS encoding AraC family transcriptional regulator yields the protein TVVRNLVRHLGDVPGIGLEAGRRYRLTAYGIWGYALLSSRTLRSAIEFGIRYLDLTFAFSRFRAENAPNGLRVVLDDRDIPEECAQFLVERDAAAAVAIQRDLFLRPVPLQRVSFRFPPPAHADRFPEYFPGPVYFDEPAHGVVVATEWLDQPLPQADERTARLCEEQCRALLDRRRARSRVSEQVRQRLLRPQAITQMETIAAEIGMAPRTLHRHLAAEGTSFRRLVDEVREALAEEMLAHRMTIDEVAERLGYAEASSFVHAFKRWKGVAPGAYRQGRSGGETRSSAKR from the coding sequence TCACGGTGGTGCGCAACCTCGTTCGCCACCTGGGCGACGTGCCCGGGATCGGGCTGGAGGCGGGGCGTCGCTACCGCCTGACCGCGTACGGCATCTGGGGCTACGCGCTGCTCAGCAGCCGGACGCTGCGCAGCGCGATCGAGTTCGGCATCCGGTACCTCGACCTGACCTTCGCCTTCAGTCGCTTCCGGGCGGAGAACGCGCCGAATGGGCTTCGCGTCGTCCTCGACGACCGCGACATCCCCGAGGAGTGCGCGCAGTTCCTCGTCGAGCGCGACGCCGCGGCCGCGGTGGCGATCCAGCGCGATCTCTTCCTCCGGCCCGTGCCCCTCCAGCGCGTCTCGTTTCGCTTCCCGCCGCCCGCCCATGCCGATCGCTTCCCGGAGTACTTCCCGGGGCCCGTGTACTTCGACGAGCCGGCGCACGGGGTCGTGGTCGCGACGGAGTGGCTCGACCAGCCGTTGCCGCAGGCCGACGAACGGACCGCGCGCCTGTGCGAGGAGCAGTGCCGGGCCCTTCTCGATCGCCGCCGCGCGCGGTCGCGCGTCTCCGAGCAGGTCCGGCAGCGTCTCCTCCGGCCGCAGGCCATCACGCAGATGGAGACGATCGCCGCCGAGATCGGCATGGCGCCACGCACCCTGCATCGGCACCTCGCGGCCGAGGGCACCTCGTTCCGCCGCCTCGTCGACGAGGTCCGGGAAGCGCTCGCCGAGGAGATGCTCGCGCACCGGATGACGATCGACGAGGTGGCCGAGCGCCTCGGCTACGCCGAGGCGTCGAGCTTCGTCCACGCCTTCAAGCGCTGGAAGGGCGTCGCGCCCGGTGCCTACCGGCAGGGACGTTCCGGCGGGGAGACCCGATCGAGCGCCAAGCGCTAG
- a CDS encoding amidohydrolase produces the protein MTDARLPVIDADGHVTEPPTVWTEYVEEAYRGRAPRFALDEHGYPCQVVGDRIAMRDAMLLTLGPERSFAGYTPRAGGFDPAARLADLDTEGIDVAVLYPSIGLYFSDVQDAGLQAALCRAYNRWLADYCRLAPSRLVGVALLPLLDVDESMRELENAVERLGFRGAFMRPNPYGGRPIHHPVYDRLWNCAESLGVPIAVHEGLSDTMPTLGRDRFDNAAIRHVLSHPFEQMAACAGFVLAGVLERHPRLRVVFLESGCGWLPYWLERMDEHWETWRALLPLVRQPPSEYFRRQCMISMDPGEAIVEAVVRHAGEDLIVWASDYPHPDATFPGAVTKTLAVLEPVPASVRRKILAENASRLYGLDVAAATARR, from the coding sequence CGCTCGCCTCCCCGTGATCGACGCCGACGGCCACGTGACCGAGCCGCCCACCGTATGGACGGAGTACGTGGAGGAAGCGTATCGGGGCCGCGCGCCCCGGTTCGCGCTCGACGAGCACGGCTACCCCTGCCAGGTGGTGGGCGACCGGATCGCCATGCGCGACGCGATGCTGCTGACGCTCGGCCCGGAGCGGAGCTTCGCCGGCTACACGCCGCGCGCCGGTGGCTTCGACCCGGCGGCGCGCCTCGCCGACCTCGACACGGAGGGGATCGACGTCGCCGTCCTCTACCCGTCGATCGGGCTCTACTTCAGCGACGTCCAAGATGCCGGGCTCCAGGCCGCGCTCTGCCGCGCGTACAACCGCTGGCTCGCCGACTACTGCCGCCTGGCGCCCTCCCGACTGGTGGGCGTCGCGCTGCTGCCGCTGCTCGATGTCGATGAGTCGATGCGCGAGCTGGAAAACGCTGTCGAGCGCCTCGGCTTCCGCGGCGCATTCATGCGGCCGAACCCGTACGGCGGGCGCCCGATCCATCATCCCGTCTACGACCGGCTGTGGAACTGCGCCGAGTCGCTCGGCGTGCCGATCGCGGTCCACGAGGGCCTCTCCGACACCATGCCGACGCTCGGCCGCGACCGCTTCGACAACGCCGCGATCCGCCACGTCCTCTCGCACCCCTTCGAGCAGATGGCGGCGTGCGCCGGGTTCGTGCTGGCGGGCGTGCTCGAGCGCCATCCGAGGCTCCGCGTCGTGTTCCTCGAGTCGGGCTGCGGCTGGCTCCCCTACTGGCTCGAGCGCATGGACGAGCACTGGGAGACCTGGCGCGCGCTCCTGCCGCTCGTCCGCCAGCCGCCGTCGGAGTACTTCCGCCGCCAGTGCATGATCTCGATGGACCCCGGCGAGGCGATCGTCGAGGCCGTCGTCCGCCACGCGGGCGAGGACCTGATCGTCTGGGCGTCCGACTACCCGCATCCCGACGCGACGTTCCCGGGCGCGGTCACGAAGACGCTCGCGGTGCTGGAGCCCGTGCCCGCGTCGGTGCGGCGGAAGATCCTCGCCGAGAACGCCTCGCGGCTCTACGGCCTCGACGTCGCCGCGGCGACGGCGCGCCGCTGA